The Vibrio gallaecicus genome contains a region encoding:
- a CDS encoding MFS transporter: MIETGTPQYKKITRSLAIGSFIIFCNLYLFQPLLPHMSEHFQVSETQINWLFAASTLGLSISLVPWAIASESFGRKPVILFGLFSIPLVGLMMFFTTSLLELVITRAFMGVAIAAFAGVAVAYMVEELSPKAFSIAIGGYIAANSLGGIVGRILGGLFTDLFDWRIAVLIFVVFSFIGALFIYFQLPKQRKFSPQRGLFFHHNRAVIKHLNNRTIWFAMLIGGANFALFVNLYSVMGFRLVAEPHSIPVGLASLIFLCYLAGTISSKLSGRWASSFSPLTGMFFGTCVSLIGMLTSAIDQLPFMLIGLLMISFGAFFTHTLAYSWVSQKATTAKATATALYLVHYYIGGSLGGFVLLYCWQKFEWQGVIAGGLVFFAGIFIGLYQLSKNQKNQSVKVTQPVKA, from the coding sequence ATGATTGAAACTGGTACGCCTCAATACAAAAAAATCACTCGCTCACTCGCGATTGGGTCATTCATTATTTTCTGCAACCTGTACCTGTTCCAACCCTTACTGCCACATATGTCGGAACATTTTCAAGTAAGTGAGACGCAGATAAACTGGTTATTTGCAGCATCAACGTTAGGCTTATCTATTAGCTTAGTACCTTGGGCAATTGCCTCCGAAAGCTTCGGACGTAAGCCTGTAATTCTGTTCGGGTTATTTTCTATTCCTCTTGTTGGGCTGATGATGTTTTTTACAACATCTCTACTTGAGCTTGTTATTACCCGTGCCTTTATGGGTGTTGCCATTGCTGCATTTGCTGGTGTTGCCGTCGCTTACATGGTGGAAGAGCTTTCACCAAAAGCCTTTTCCATTGCGATTGGCGGGTACATTGCAGCCAACTCACTTGGAGGCATTGTAGGGAGAATTCTTGGGGGCTTATTTACTGATTTGTTTGATTGGAGGATCGCGGTTCTTATTTTCGTTGTCTTTTCATTTATAGGTGCACTCTTCATCTACTTTCAATTACCTAAACAACGTAAGTTCTCTCCTCAACGCGGTCTGTTCTTCCACCATAACAGAGCGGTGATTAAGCACCTCAACAACCGCACCATTTGGTTTGCTATGTTAATTGGCGGAGCAAACTTCGCACTTTTCGTAAACCTTTACTCAGTCATGGGCTTTCGATTAGTCGCGGAACCACACTCGATACCAGTGGGATTAGCCTCACTGATATTCCTTTGTTACCTAGCCGGGACCATCAGTTCCAAACTATCAGGACGATGGGCAAGTTCTTTTAGCCCTTTAACTGGGATGTTTTTCGGCACTTGCGTCAGCTTAATAGGAATGTTGACCTCGGCGATTGATCAACTCCCTTTCATGTTGATTGGTCTATTAATGATTAGCTTTGGGGCATTCTTCACTCACACGCTGGCATACTCTTGGGTCAGTCAAAAAGCCACTACCGCCAAGGCTACCGCAACTGCGCTCTACTTAGTTCATTACTATATAGGGGGGAGTCTAGGAGGGTTTGTCTTACTTTACTGCTGGCAAAAGTTTGAATGGCAAGGCGTTATTGCTGGGGGGTTAGTATTCTTTGCTGGTATTTTTATTGGTTTATATCAGTTATCTAAAAACCAAAAAAATCAGAGTGTGAAAGTTACTCAACCAGTTAAAGCCTAA
- a CDS encoding LysR family transcriptional regulator: protein MLESKPLRHFLAVAQSGNFTAAAKTLHIAQPALSISIKKLEETLDTTLFRRGDKQVLLTEEGKVLFDHAKRISQQFEDAQLAMNELKGLEKGEVRLGAPSMMGSYFFPQIVMAFKSQYPNLKLSIIDAGTESIREMLLNGELDIGVINNDNVPDDLEIDHLLSSEMLAVVGKEHPFASLSELSFEEFFSQDLVMFKPGYFHRDFIDSVCEKTGLDMTIAFETNLLAMILSIVKQEFAVTALLGLVTEHEKDVVGVPFSTPVKLNLALAWRKEGYLSRADKTFIEFVKRYV from the coding sequence ATGCTTGAATCGAAACCCTTAAGACACTTCTTAGCTGTTGCTCAATCTGGCAATTTCACAGCAGCCGCTAAAACACTTCACATCGCTCAGCCTGCGTTAAGTATTTCAATCAAAAAGTTGGAAGAAACATTAGATACCACCTTATTTCGTCGAGGTGACAAACAAGTGTTATTGACCGAAGAAGGTAAGGTGTTGTTCGATCATGCTAAACGAATATCTCAACAATTTGAAGATGCTCAATTAGCTATGAATGAGCTCAAGGGGTTAGAGAAAGGGGAAGTGAGGTTAGGTGCTCCAAGTATGATGGGCAGCTATTTCTTTCCACAAATTGTAATGGCTTTTAAAAGCCAATATCCAAATTTAAAGTTGTCTATCATAGATGCCGGAACGGAATCAATTAGAGAAATGCTCTTAAATGGCGAACTCGATATTGGCGTAATTAATAATGATAATGTGCCAGATGATCTTGAAATTGATCATCTGCTGTCTTCTGAAATGCTTGCAGTTGTAGGTAAAGAACACCCATTCGCGAGTTTATCGGAGCTGTCGTTTGAAGAGTTTTTTAGCCAAGATCTTGTGATGTTTAAACCTGGCTATTTTCACCGTGACTTTATCGATTCTGTTTGTGAAAAAACAGGCTTAGACATGACGATTGCCTTTGAAACTAACTTATTAGCGATGATTCTTTCGATCGTAAAACAGGAATTTGCAGTTACTGCATTATTGGGCTTGGTGACAGAACATGAAAAAGATGTGGTGGGCGTGCCTTTTTCTACACCAGTAAAACTTAATCTAGCCTTGGCCTGGCGCAAAGAAGGCTACCTATCACGAGCAGATAAAACCTTCATTGAGTTTGTTAAACGCTACGTTTAA
- a CDS encoding glutaredoxin family protein, which translates to MKRVVLYIADKCPHCKDAQRYLDSKKITYRLTNAKMQRGRKELQAMGARSIPVLKIGDQVMVGWNQKNFDKMYNS; encoded by the coding sequence ATGAAACGTGTTGTTTTATATATCGCAGACAAATGCCCGCATTGTAAAGATGCACAGCGTTATTTAGATTCTAAAAAAATCACTTACAGACTGACAAACGCAAAAATGCAGCGTGGTCGTAAGGAATTACAAGCAATGGGCGCTCGCTCTATTCCTGTACTGAAGATCGGCGACCAAGTTATGGTTGGCTGGAATCAGAAAAACTTCGATAAGATGTATAATTCGTAA
- a CDS encoding M48 metallopeptidase family protein, whose protein sequence is MHPSLRFIQGYPEHIVTPVSQLIESDRLVAWFEARYPENHTIKSEKALFDYAIDIKNRYMKKTPPISKVIYDSKIHIINNALGLHSYVAKNHGGKIKSKNEIRIASVFKDAPESLLRMLVVHELAHIKEKKHDKAFYQLCCHMEPDYHQLELDARLFMIYLDLKK, encoded by the coding sequence ATGCATCCCTCTTTACGTTTTATCCAAGGTTATCCCGAGCATATTGTAACTCCAGTTAGCCAGTTGATTGAGTCAGATCGTCTGGTAGCTTGGTTTGAGGCTCGGTACCCTGAAAATCACACAATAAAAAGTGAAAAAGCCTTATTTGACTACGCAATAGACATTAAAAATCGCTATATGAAAAAGACACCGCCTATCAGTAAAGTGATTTACGATAGTAAAATTCATATTATTAACAACGCATTAGGTCTACATAGCTATGTAGCGAAGAATCATGGTGGGAAAATAAAATCCAAGAATGAAATTCGTATTGCTAGTGTATTTAAAGATGCACCTGAATCTTTGTTAAGGATGTTAGTTGTTCACGAGCTCGCACATATAAAAGAAAAAAAACACGACAAAGCGTTTTATCAATTATGTTGCCATATGGAGCCGGACTACCATCAGCTTGAGCTGGATGCTCGTTTATTTATGATTTATCTAGATTTGAAGAAGTAA
- the rlmF gene encoding 23S rRNA (adenine(1618)-N(6))-methyltransferase RlmF, with the protein MSQSENKKTLSLPKRKPASHSNADKTPKATSKSKPVKKGSTSNKNEESSSKFKSTSKPNAKKTANKPANAGSYKQNKNKSGFKGKNGQKGFKDSKKQSKPSGLHPRNQHTGRYDFSLLVKALPELAEHLIKNPSGEDTVNFSDPVAVKLLNKALLAHHYGVKHWDIPVGYLCPPIPGRADYIHRVADLLNSECEDGLYPHKSVKAFDVGVGANCIYPIIGATEYNWKFTGSDVDPLSIKAANFIAESNPTLKGKIRCKLQHSEDFVFKGIIAHNERYDVIICNPPFHSSLEEAEKGSQRKIDNLAANRAKKSGQATANFDRNKLDSNKLGKNATPMTNKEQPISGKPVLNFGGQKSELWCEGGEAEFVSKMARESRKFSTQVLWFTTLLSKKDNVEILRKELDRQQVKQVKVVEMSQGQKVSRFVAWTFMDKQQRQEWIKLK; encoded by the coding sequence ATGAGCCAATCTGAAAATAAAAAAACATTGAGCCTACCTAAGCGTAAGCCTGCTAGCCACTCTAATGCTGACAAAACGCCTAAAGCTACTAGTAAATCAAAGCCTGTTAAAAAAGGAAGTACTTCAAATAAAAATGAAGAGAGTTCCAGTAAGTTCAAATCAACAAGCAAACCAAACGCTAAGAAGACAGCCAATAAGCCTGCGAATGCGGGTTCTTATAAACAAAATAAAAATAAGAGCGGCTTTAAAGGCAAGAACGGTCAAAAAGGCTTCAAAGATTCGAAGAAACAAAGTAAGCCAAGCGGTCTGCATCCTCGTAATCAGCATACGGGGCGTTATGATTTCAGCTTACTAGTGAAAGCTTTGCCGGAACTAGCGGAACATTTGATAAAGAACCCATCAGGTGAAGATACCGTCAACTTTTCAGATCCTGTAGCAGTCAAGTTGCTCAACAAAGCTTTGCTTGCTCACCACTACGGCGTGAAACATTGGGATATTCCAGTTGGTTACCTTTGCCCACCGATTCCGGGAAGAGCCGATTACATACATCGAGTCGCTGACCTTCTAAACTCTGAATGCGAAGATGGGTTGTATCCACATAAATCAGTGAAAGCGTTCGATGTTGGAGTAGGGGCTAACTGTATTTACCCAATCATTGGTGCAACTGAATACAATTGGAAGTTTACTGGTAGTGACGTTGATCCGCTTTCAATTAAAGCGGCTAACTTTATTGCAGAAAGTAACCCAACTTTGAAAGGTAAGATTCGCTGTAAGCTTCAACATAGTGAAGATTTTGTCTTTAAAGGAATAATTGCTCACAATGAACGTTACGATGTCATAATTTGTAACCCGCCATTCCATAGTTCTTTAGAAGAAGCCGAAAAAGGCAGCCAACGTAAAATAGACAACTTGGCAGCCAACCGAGCGAAGAAATCAGGTCAAGCTACGGCTAATTTTGATAGAAATAAGCTTGATAGTAACAAGCTTGGTAAAAACGCTACTCCAATGACGAATAAAGAGCAACCAATTTCTGGTAAACCAGTGCTGAATTTTGGTGGTCAGAAATCTGAGCTATGGTGTGAAGGTGGAGAAGCCGAATTTGTATCTAAAATGGCTCGTGAGAGTCGAAAATTCTCGACACAAGTGCTTTGGTTTACCACTCTGCTGTCAAAAAAGGACAACGTAGAGATCTTACGTAAAGAACTGGATAGACAGCAGGTAAAGCAAGTGAAGGTGGTTGAAATGTCCCAAGGACAGAAAGTGAGCCGCTTTGTTGCGTGGACATTTATGGATAAGCAACAACGTCAAGAGTGGATTAAACTGAAATAA
- the pilW gene encoding type IV pilus biogenesis/stability protein PilW — protein sequence MPVKTSLSHLVLLSSLTMVGCVSVTDGPVQVEAEPKAMSESRIALGLGYMEQGNMVRARENLELAIKHDPTYYRAHLSMAHYYEKVGEPKQAEATYKKALRYDSRNGNVLNNYGTFLCKQGDYKKADQYFNQAIKQPYYYLISASYENAALCAVKAGNIDQAQNYFARALDHDPNRVRSILQLSKIEVTNNKFLDARIRLLKFHQSYGYQIPSLKILVELESKAGNSALQKKYQAKLEELEAS from the coding sequence ATGCCTGTAAAAACATCATTATCTCACCTAGTGTTATTGTCATCATTAACTATGGTTGGCTGTGTTTCTGTTACAGATGGTCCCGTTCAAGTTGAAGCCGAACCTAAAGCGATGTCTGAATCTCGCATTGCACTGGGTCTTGGTTATATGGAGCAAGGGAATATGGTTCGAGCTAGGGAAAACCTCGAATTAGCTATCAAACATGATCCCACTTATTACCGAGCACACCTTTCAATGGCGCATTACTATGAAAAGGTCGGAGAACCTAAACAAGCAGAAGCGACCTATAAGAAAGCATTAAGATATGACTCTCGAAACGGTAACGTATTGAATAATTACGGTACTTTTTTATGTAAACAAGGTGACTACAAAAAAGCAGACCAATACTTCAACCAAGCGATCAAGCAACCGTATTACTATTTGATTTCAGCCAGTTATGAGAATGCGGCTTTATGTGCGGTAAAAGCTGGAAATATCGACCAAGCGCAAAATTACTTTGCTCGAGCACTTGATCATGACCCAAATCGCGTTAGATCAATTCTTCAACTCTCGAAGATAGAAGTTACCAACAACAAGTTTTTAGATGCAAGAATTCGACTTTTAAAATTCCATCAAAGTTACGGGTATCAAATTCCATCTCTGAAAATTTTAGTTGAGCTAGAGTCTAAAGCCGGCAATTCAGCTTTACAGAAAAAATATCAAGCTAAGTTAGAAGAGTTAGAGGCTAGCTAG
- the metA gene encoding homoserine O-acetyltransferase MetA — MPIRIPDQLPASDVLREENIFVMPVSRASTQEIRPLRVLILNLMPKKIEAETQFLRLLSNSPLQVDIELLRIDDRASKNTPTEHLDNFYRQFEMVKGRNFDGLIITGAPLGLVQFEDVIYWEHLQTIMNWANKHVTSTLYVCWAAQAGLKLLYDLPKRTRKEKLSGVYHHKIHQPYHPVLRGFDDTFLAPHSRYADFSSEFLAEHTDLDILATSDDAGVYLAATKDKRNVFVTGHPEYDAHTLHNEYIRDLGEGMEPIIPINYYPNNNPDNKPVASWRSHGHLLFSNWLNYCVYQQTPYDLDKFSEENFTKDD; from the coding sequence GTGCCTATTCGTATTCCAGATCAACTACCGGCATCCGATGTTCTTCGCGAAGAGAACATCTTCGTAATGCCTGTTTCAAGAGCATCAACTCAGGAAATCCGTCCACTGAGAGTGTTGATCCTAAATTTAATGCCTAAGAAAATTGAAGCTGAAACTCAATTCTTACGCCTTTTATCTAACAGCCCACTGCAAGTTGATATTGAACTGCTTCGAATTGATGATCGCGCAAGCAAAAACACGCCAACGGAGCACTTAGATAACTTTTACCGCCAGTTTGAAATGGTAAAAGGACGAAACTTTGATGGCTTGATCATTACAGGCGCCCCACTTGGTTTGGTTCAATTTGAAGATGTTATTTATTGGGAACATCTACAAACCATCATGAATTGGGCAAACAAGCACGTTACCTCTACCCTTTATGTTTGCTGGGCTGCGCAAGCTGGCTTGAAATTACTTTACGACTTACCAAAACGTACGCGCAAAGAAAAGTTGTCGGGTGTTTATCATCATAAAATCCACCAGCCATACCACCCAGTTCTACGCGGTTTTGATGACACCTTCTTAGCGCCTCATTCTCGTTACGCTGACTTCTCATCTGAATTTCTTGCTGAGCATACGGACTTAGATATTCTGGCTACATCTGATGATGCGGGAGTGTATTTAGCGGCTACGAAAGATAAACGTAATGTGTTTGTCACTGGTCACCCAGAGTATGACGCTCACACCCTTCACAACGAATACATTCGAGATCTTGGGGAAGGTATGGAACCTATCATCCCTATTAACTATTACCCGAATAACAACCCCGACAATAAGCCAGTCGCAAGTTGGCGTAGCCACGGTCACCTGCTGTTCTCAAACTGGCTAAATTACTGTGTATACCAACAAACACCTTATGACCTTGATAAGTTTAGCGAAGAGAACTTCACAAAAGATGACTAG
- a CDS encoding ATP-binding protein has translation MKLILIRGLPGSGKSTKAKYYVAEQPNLTKHIEADMFFVGDDGHYRFDASQLQHAHRWCQDTTEKWLRSGINVVVSNTFVKQWEMKFYRQLALKYKAELVIETCREQYQNIHGVEDAVIKRMKRDWQE, from the coding sequence GTGAAACTGATACTTATTAGGGGGCTTCCTGGTTCTGGAAAGTCAACGAAAGCTAAATACTATGTTGCTGAGCAACCCAATCTAACTAAACATATTGAAGCCGATATGTTTTTTGTAGGAGACGATGGGCACTATCGTTTTGATGCCAGTCAGCTACAGCATGCTCACAGGTGGTGTCAAGACACCACCGAGAAATGGCTTAGAAGTGGTATTAATGTAGTCGTTTCAAATACATTTGTGAAGCAATGGGAAATGAAGTTTTATAGGCAGTTGGCGTTAAAATACAAAGCTGAATTGGTTATAGAGACCTGCCGTGAACAGTATCAAAATATTCATGGTGTTGAGGACGCCGTCATTAAACGTATGAAGCGCGATTGGCAAGAATAG
- a CDS encoding DUF3859 domain-containing protein, producing the protein MAKRSVIVDMTSYGVYTKWDSRSKQLPKIQEFTTQVDAEIDVEFGYIINIKKAKGEKIRYCIYHPNITTEDGEVLEPFDGEEYVGNNDWDFYLGDTIWEPISNKTGKWRMTIELQGKIIADKTFDLIAKDEAQFWKRRGF; encoded by the coding sequence ATGGCAAAACGTTCAGTCATTGTTGATATGACTTCTTACGGTGTTTACACAAAGTGGGATTCCCGTTCTAAACAGTTACCGAAAATTCAAGAATTCACGACTCAAGTGGATGCAGAGATTGATGTTGAATTTGGCTACATTATCAACATTAAAAAAGCGAAAGGTGAGAAAATTCGTTACTGCATTTACCACCCCAACATTACTACTGAAGATGGTGAAGTTCTTGAACCGTTCGATGGTGAAGAGTACGTTGGCAATAATGATTGGGATTTTTATCTTGGTGATACGATTTGGGAACCGATTTCGAATAAAACTGGGAAATGGCGTATGACCATAGAGTTGCAGGGCAAGATCATTGCGGATAAGACCTTTGATCTCATTGCAAAAGATGAAGCCCAATTTTGGAAGCGCCGAGGTTTTTAG
- a CDS encoding M20/M25/M40 family metallo-hydrolase, translated as MTKVNEQRLVEHFCDLVKIDSESRNEKAIAETLAEQLGALGFEVHKLPVPAEVSNGFNIYAKLEGSLAGSTVFSCHMDTVTPGIGIEPIIEDGIIRSKGNTILGGDDKSGIAAIMEAVRCIKADGLEHNTIEIAFTVFEEGGLFGSLNFDMSFIQSEHAIVLDTGGPIGTIVNAAPGQQKIVATIKGRPAHAGLAPEEGISAIQVAADAITKMNLLRIDEETTANVGIVEGGQATNIVMPEIKVVAEARSLNGEKLTNQVNHMIETFEASAKQFGAEVEIESTRAYDAFVIEDDHKHITAIKSAFEKLGITANTKRTGGGSDANNFNAKGLTTVNLSTGMAKVHTTEEYIAVKDMVSITEFVISYVTN; from the coding sequence ATGACCAAAGTTAACGAACAACGCCTAGTTGAACACTTTTGTGATCTTGTAAAAATTGACAGCGAATCTCGCAATGAAAAAGCTATTGCCGAAACACTGGCTGAGCAACTTGGGGCACTAGGCTTTGAAGTACATAAATTGCCTGTACCAGCTGAAGTATCAAATGGTTTTAACATCTACGCGAAGCTTGAAGGCTCACTAGCAGGCAGCACTGTTTTCAGTTGCCACATGGATACCGTCACCCCTGGCATTGGTATTGAACCTATCATTGAAGATGGCATTATCCGCTCGAAAGGTAACACTATCCTTGGTGGTGATGACAAATCTGGCATTGCAGCAATCATGGAAGCCGTTCGCTGCATCAAAGCCGACGGTCTAGAGCACAACACTATTGAGATTGCTTTCACTGTATTTGAGGAAGGCGGCTTATTTGGCTCTTTAAACTTCGATATGTCATTCATTCAATCTGAACACGCTATTGTTTTAGATACTGGCGGTCCAATTGGCACGATTGTAAATGCCGCTCCTGGCCAACAAAAAATCGTTGCGACAATTAAAGGACGCCCTGCGCATGCTGGTCTTGCTCCTGAAGAAGGCATCAGTGCTATCCAAGTGGCTGCAGACGCCATCACAAAAATGAACCTACTTCGCATTGACGAAGAAACAACAGCAAACGTTGGGATTGTTGAAGGTGGACAAGCAACGAATATCGTCATGCCTGAAATCAAAGTTGTAGCGGAAGCGCGTTCTCTAAATGGAGAGAAGTTAACCAATCAAGTTAATCACATGATTGAAACTTTCGAAGCAAGTGCGAAGCAGTTTGGTGCAGAAGTCGAAATTGAATCTACTCGCGCTTATGATGCTTTCGTTATCGAAGATGACCATAAACACATTACTGCTATTAAATCTGCGTTTGAAAAATTAGGCATCACGGCGAATACAAAACGTACTGGTGGTGGTAGTGATGCGAATAACTTCAATGCAAAAGGTCTAACGACTGTAAACCTATCTACTGGTATGGCTAAAGTCCACACTACTGAAGAATACATTGCTGTGAAAGACATGGTTTCTATCACTGAATTTGTTATTTCATACGTAACTAACTAA
- the hppD gene encoding 4-hydroxyphenylpyruvate dioxygenase, with translation MSTIFNPLGTDGFEFVEYTAANSEGIEQLKGLFGDLGFAEIAQHRSKKAWLYRQGDVNFIVNAEPHSQAEAFAALHGPSVCGMAFRVTDAKVALDHAKENGGREYQTQVGPMELSIPAIYGIGDSLLYFVDRYGSQDIYDVDFCLYDDAKQRMEKKDVGLFEIDHLTHNVKQGNMDVWSGFYERIGNFREIRYFDIEGKLTGLVSRAMTAPCGKIRIPINESSDDKSQIEEFIREYKGEGIQHIAMSTNDIYKTVQTLRKRGMDFMPTPDTYYEKLDGRVPGHGENKSELQDLRILLDGAPTKDGILLQIFTQTVIGPVFFEIIQRKGNEGFGEGNFKALFESIEEDQIRRGVLSDA, from the coding sequence ATGTCGACGATATTTAACCCACTAGGTACAGATGGCTTTGAATTTGTTGAATATACCGCTGCGAATTCAGAAGGAATAGAGCAACTTAAAGGGTTATTTGGTGATCTAGGTTTTGCTGAGATAGCTCAGCATCGCTCGAAAAAAGCATGGCTATATCGTCAAGGGGATGTGAATTTCATTGTTAACGCAGAACCTCACAGCCAAGCTGAGGCTTTTGCTGCTCTTCATGGACCTTCAGTATGTGGTATGGCTTTTCGTGTAACAGATGCAAAAGTCGCTCTTGATCATGCAAAAGAAAATGGTGGGCGAGAATACCAAACTCAAGTAGGACCAATGGAGCTGAGTATCCCTGCTATCTATGGCATTGGTGACAGCCTTCTTTACTTTGTAGACCGCTATGGCTCACAAGATATTTACGATGTTGATTTTTGTCTTTATGACGATGCAAAACAACGAATGGAAAAGAAAGACGTTGGTCTTTTTGAAATTGATCATCTCACGCACAATGTGAAGCAAGGAAACATGGACGTTTGGTCTGGTTTCTATGAGCGCATTGGTAACTTCCGCGAGATTCGTTACTTTGATATTGAAGGCAAATTGACAGGGTTAGTCAGCCGCGCAATGACCGCGCCATGTGGCAAAATCCGCATTCCAATTAATGAATCTTCAGACGATAAATCACAAATAGAAGAATTCATCCGTGAATACAAAGGTGAAGGCATCCAGCACATTGCGATGTCGACCAATGACATTTACAAAACTGTGCAGACACTTCGCAAACGTGGCATGGACTTTATGCCAACGCCAGATACCTATTATGAAAAGCTTGATGGCCGCGTTCCTGGGCACGGAGAAAATAAGTCGGAGTTACAAGACTTACGAATTCTTCTTGATGGCGCTCCAACAAAAGATGGCATTTTATTGCAGATCTTTACTCAAACCGTAATCGGCCCGGTTTTCTTTGAGATTATCCAGCGTAAAGGTAACGAAGGGTTTGGTGAAGGTAACTTCAAAGCTCTGTTTGAATCGATTGAAGAAGACCAAATAAGACGAGGAGTGTTAAGCGATGCGTAA
- a CDS encoding homogentisate 1,2-dioxygenase, translated as MRKAISYPHKEGVCSKQAHADFPEGAIFEREAGRSGFFGPAAHFHHQHAPTGWSEWEGELKPRAFDCNLVESAQQLSPWLVPNLLENSDCKVKVWKISDNMEFLVRNADGDELLFIHQGKAELFSDYGHLTVEEGDYVLIPRSTSWRVEVQEPLFVLMIETTDSAYSLPEKGIVGNHAVFDPAVLEVPSINEHFKAQYSEKTTQVHVKRHNEVSVITYPFNPLDAIGWHGDLSVVKLNWRDIRPLMSHRYHLPPSAHTTFVGGNFVVCTFVPRPIESDPGALKVPFYHNNDDYDEVLFYHAGDFFSRDNIEAGMVTFHPAGFTHGPHPKAFKAGQEYKKKFTDEVAVMIDTRHALTLTEDAAKVENEAYVYSWQEK; from the coding sequence ATGCGTAAAGCCATCTCTTACCCTCATAAAGAAGGTGTGTGCTCTAAACAAGCACATGCTGACTTTCCTGAAGGGGCAATTTTTGAACGGGAAGCGGGGCGAAGTGGTTTTTTTGGTCCTGCTGCACATTTCCATCATCAACATGCTCCAACAGGATGGAGCGAGTGGGAAGGTGAACTTAAGCCAAGAGCATTTGATTGTAATTTAGTAGAAAGTGCTCAACAGTTATCACCTTGGCTGGTTCCTAATTTGCTCGAAAACAGTGACTGTAAAGTAAAGGTCTGGAAAATTTCAGACAATATGGAATTTCTAGTAAGAAACGCAGATGGCGATGAATTACTTTTTATCCACCAAGGTAAAGCCGAGCTATTTAGTGATTATGGTCATTTAACCGTTGAAGAGGGAGATTATGTATTGATCCCTCGCTCGACTTCTTGGCGAGTAGAAGTACAAGAGCCGCTATTTGTGTTGATGATAGAAACGACAGACAGTGCCTACTCACTTCCAGAAAAAGGAATAGTAGGGAACCATGCCGTTTTTGATCCCGCTGTTTTAGAAGTCCCAAGTATTAACGAGCACTTCAAAGCGCAGTATTCGGAAAAGACCACTCAAGTTCATGTGAAGCGACACAATGAAGTCAGCGTCATTACTTACCCATTTAACCCACTTGATGCGATTGGCTGGCATGGTGACTTGTCAGTCGTGAAATTGAATTGGCGTGATATTCGCCCGCTGATGTCCCATCGTTACCATCTTCCTCCTTCCGCACATACCACTTTTGTTGGTGGCAACTTTGTTGTTTGTACTTTCGTACCTCGCCCAATTGAAAGCGACCCGGGTGCGTTAAAAGTGCCGTTTTACCATAACAATGATGATTACGATGAAGTGCTTTTTTATCATGCGGGTGACTTCTTCAGCCGAGACAATATAGAAGCAGGCATGGTGACATTCCACCCTGCTGGTTTTACTCACGGCCCTCACCCAAAAGCTTTTAAAGCCGGGCAAGAATATAAGAAGAAATTTACAGACGAAGTGGCAGTGATGATAGACACACGCCATGCTCTGACACTAACGGAAGACGCGGCAAAAGTTGAAAATGAAGCGTATGTGTATAGCTGGCAAGAAAAATAG